The Miscanthus floridulus cultivar M001 chromosome 17, ASM1932011v1, whole genome shotgun sequence genome has a window encoding:
- the LOC136518824 gene encoding uncharacterized protein, producing MFFFFVGGVEQGAGRVLKEAAGRCLRCGGAADLVETEKVLKLFFAPVWRWPGKDPAYLCRDCGLLSPGSLGAEPGPSLLLPREARCGACSRAVDTQFRFCPFCGSSL from the coding sequence ATGTTCTTCTTCTTCGTAGGAGGCGTGGAGCAGGGGGCCGGGCGGGTGCTGAAGGAGGCGGCGGGGCGGTGCCTCCGGTGCGGCGGCGCAGCGGACCTGGTGGAGACGGAGAAGGTCCTCAAGCTCTTCTTCGCCCCCGTCTGGCGGTGGCCCGGGAAGGACCCCGCGTACCTGTGCCGCGACTGCGGCCTCCTCTCGCCGGGCTCCCTCGGCGCGGAGCCGGGTCCCTCGCTGCTGCTGCCCCGGGAGGCGAGGTGCGGCGCGTGCAGCCGCGCCGTCGATACGCAGTTCCGGTTCTGCCCCTTCTGCGGCTCCTCCCTCTGA
- the LOC136515790 gene encoding UDP-glycosyltransferase 87A2-like: MSSMPTPPCHVVAVPYPGHGHVNAMVNLCRLLAARDGVTATVVVTEEWLGLVSTPAAILGPRVRFEAIPNVVPSEHGRAGDMVGFVEAVYTRMEAPFERLLDQLLAAPLAPAAIVADVFVPWTVASPLAHGGACRYACSVR; encoded by the coding sequence ATGAGCTCCATGCCCACGCCTCCGTGCCACGTCGTGGCTGTGCCGTACCCGGGCCACGGCCACGTCAACGCGATGGTGAACCTGTGCCGCCTCCTGGCAGCGCGCGACGGCGTcaccgccaccgtcgtcgtcactGAGGAGTGGCTCGGTCTGGTCAGTACCCCGGCGGCGATCTTGGGCCCACGCGTCCGTTTCGAGGCCATCCCGAACGTGGTCCCCTCTGAGCACGGGCGCGCCGGTGACATGGTCGGCTTCGTGGAGGCCGTGTACACCCGGATGGAGGCGCCGTTCGAGCGCCTCCTCGACCAGCTCCTCGCCGCGCCGCTGGCGCCCGCGGCCATCGTGGCCGACGTGTTCGTGCCGTGGACCGTCGCGTCGCCGTTGGCGCACGGAGGGGCGTGCCGGTATGCGTGCTCTGTCCGCTGA